In Streptomyces nojiriensis, one genomic interval encodes:
- a CDS encoding GNAT family N-acetyltransferase — protein MTLEMRALKADEWDVWYDHLELAFGGVPESPEERELYRSLTEAERSLGVWDGDTCVGAAGAFTFRVSVPGGATVPAAGVTMVGVSPTHRRRGVLTSLMRRQLDDVRAGGEPLAVLTASDPAIYGRFGYGTATYALAVDIDTTRVRLSVPPGTDGVRLRLVDPQRALADCERVYAALVPTRPGMTARQPGWERLPLLDPDAMRSGGSPLKCVVAEREDGEVVGYARYRVKPDWDPAGSDGKVEVRDLDALDPAACAALWRYLFSIDLTWTVRAQRRPVDDPVLHLVSDIRRSRPRTRDSLHVRLVDLAAALEARTYGAPVDVVVEVQDAFCPWNEGRWRLVAEAGGAARCIRTAEPADLELSVRELGSAYLGGITLTSLAGAGLVRELRPGALTEASRAFAGDVAPWLPHGF, from the coding sequence ATGACTCTGGAGATGCGCGCATTGAAGGCTGATGAGTGGGATGTCTGGTACGACCACCTGGAACTGGCGTTCGGCGGCGTGCCCGAATCCCCCGAGGAGCGGGAGCTCTACAGGTCGCTGACGGAGGCAGAACGTTCGCTGGGCGTCTGGGACGGCGACACCTGCGTCGGCGCGGCCGGCGCGTTCACCTTCCGGGTCTCCGTGCCGGGCGGGGCGACCGTCCCGGCGGCCGGCGTCACGATGGTGGGGGTCTCCCCCACCCACCGCCGGCGCGGGGTGCTCACCTCCTTGATGCGGCGCCAGCTCGACGACGTCCGGGCGGGTGGCGAACCGCTCGCCGTGCTGACGGCCTCGGACCCGGCGATCTACGGGCGCTTCGGCTACGGCACGGCGACGTACGCCCTGGCGGTGGACATAGACACGACCCGCGTACGGCTGTCCGTGCCGCCGGGCACGGACGGGGTGCGGCTGCGCCTCGTGGACCCGCAGCGGGCACTGGCCGACTGCGAGCGGGTCTACGCGGCGCTGGTCCCGACCCGGCCGGGCATGACGGCCCGGCAGCCGGGCTGGGAGCGGCTGCCGCTGCTGGACCCGGATGCGATGCGCAGCGGCGGGTCACCGCTGAAGTGCGTGGTCGCCGAGCGGGAGGACGGCGAGGTGGTCGGGTACGCCCGCTACCGGGTCAAGCCCGACTGGGACCCGGCGGGTTCGGACGGCAAGGTCGAGGTGCGCGATCTCGACGCACTGGACCCGGCGGCCTGCGCGGCGCTGTGGCGCTACCTGTTCTCCATCGACCTGACCTGGACGGTACGGGCGCAGCGGCGGCCGGTGGACGATCCGGTGCTGCACCTGGTCAGCGACATCCGGCGGTCGCGGCCGCGGACGCGGGACTCGCTGCACGTACGGCTGGTGGACCTGGCGGCGGCGCTGGAGGCGCGGACGTACGGGGCGCCGGTGGACGTGGTCGTGGAGGTCCAGGACGCGTTCTGTCCCTGGAACGAGGGGCGGTGGCGGCTGGTCGCGGAGGCCGGGGGCGCCGCCCGCTGCATCCGCACCGCGGAGCCGGCGGACCTGGAGCTGTCGGTCCGGGAGCTGGGATCGGCGTACCTGGGCGGGATCACCCTGACCTCACTGGCGGGGGCCGGGCTGGTGCGCGAGCTGCGCCCGGGCGCTCTGACGGAGGCCTCGCGCGCCTTCGCCGGTGACGTGGCGCCCTGGCTGCCGCACGGCTTCTAG
- a CDS encoding PP2C family protein-serine/threonine phosphatase has translation MAGARVESLMARMRMLSHRCRTALRKSAVDYFRGDASDWLAFGGLLLTIPAIACGTLMLPVWFSPSALVLPIVAGGLLLRPASLLALYGASATALIVEALVLGPYTQGPARVTPGTVLVVAACGFFGLVIAQFRSRVGVPWRRGGTMLFDLRERIRVQSKLPALPRGWHREMALRPAGGQSFSGDFVVAARTNGGRTLEIVLTDVSGKGMEAGSRALLLSGAFGGLLGALPAHGFLPAANGYLLRQDWDEGFATSIHLVLDLESGDYELLSAGHLPALQLSAGTGRWQEKSGEGPLLGVYDGAEFTPARGNLRPGDVLMLFTDGLVETSDREISEGIDRLTGEADRYVAAGWDGAAWHLIEKVAKDVNDDRALLLIRRSA, from the coding sequence ATGGCCGGAGCACGCGTGGAATCCCTCATGGCCCGGATGCGCATGCTGTCGCACCGGTGCCGCACAGCCCTGCGCAAATCAGCCGTCGACTACTTCCGTGGAGACGCCTCCGACTGGCTCGCCTTCGGCGGCCTCCTGCTCACCATTCCCGCCATCGCCTGCGGCACGCTGATGCTGCCCGTCTGGTTCTCGCCGTCGGCGCTCGTCCTGCCGATCGTGGCCGGCGGACTGCTGCTGCGCCCCGCCAGCCTCCTCGCCCTGTACGGCGCCTCCGCGACCGCACTGATCGTCGAGGCCCTCGTACTCGGCCCCTACACCCAGGGCCCGGCCCGCGTCACCCCCGGCACCGTGCTGGTGGTCGCGGCCTGCGGGTTCTTCGGCCTGGTCATCGCCCAGTTCCGCAGCCGCGTCGGCGTGCCCTGGCGGCGCGGCGGCACCATGCTCTTCGACCTGCGCGAACGCATCCGCGTGCAGAGCAAGCTGCCCGCCCTGCCGCGCGGGTGGCACCGCGAGATGGCCCTGCGCCCGGCCGGCGGCCAGTCCTTCTCCGGCGACTTCGTGGTCGCGGCCCGCACCAACGGCGGCCGGACCCTGGAGATCGTCCTGACCGACGTCTCCGGCAAGGGCATGGAAGCCGGCTCCCGGGCCCTGCTGCTCTCCGGCGCCTTCGGCGGACTGCTCGGCGCGCTGCCCGCCCACGGCTTCCTGCCCGCCGCCAACGGCTACCTGCTCCGCCAGGACTGGGACGAGGGTTTCGCCACCTCCATCCACCTCGTCCTGGACCTGGAGAGCGGCGACTACGAACTCCTCTCGGCCGGCCACCTCCCCGCCCTCCAGCTCTCGGCGGGCACCGGCCGCTGGCAGGAGAAGTCCGGGGAAGGCCCGCTCCTCGGCGTCTACGACGGCGCCGAATTCACCCCCGCCCGCGGGAACCTGCGCCCCGGGGACGTCCTGATGCTCTTCACCGACGGCCTCGTCGAGACCTCCGACCGGGAGATCAGCGAGGGCATCGACCGCCTCACCGGCGAGGCCGACCGCTACGTCGCCGCCGGCTGGGACGGCGCGGCCTGGCACCTGATCGAGAAGGTCGCCAAGGACGTCAACGACGACCGCGCGCTGCTGCTCATCCGCCGCTCCGCCTGA
- a CDS encoding Fpg/Nei family DNA glycosylase yields the protein MPEGHTIHRLAQDHAERFAGRPVRLSSPQGRFEQSAAVLDGRELDGAEAHGKHLFLELGDAWIHIHLGLFGKLGFGPAPAPPATDTVRLRLLNEDHYADLRGPTACALIGEGEKKAIHDRLGPDPLRPDDDPDRAWKRISRSRTTVAALLMDQKVVAGIGNVYRAEVLFRHGIDPYRPGRDLTRGEWDAMWADLAALMREGVRNNRIDTVRDEHLPEAMGRPPRVDDHGGEVYVYRRANMPCHICGGEIRTADLAARNLFWCPGCQSR from the coding sequence GTGCCCGAGGGGCATACGATCCACCGCCTCGCCCAGGACCACGCCGAGCGGTTCGCGGGCCGGCCGGTCCGCCTCAGCAGCCCCCAGGGCCGCTTCGAGCAGAGCGCGGCCGTGCTCGACGGGCGCGAGCTGGACGGCGCCGAGGCGCACGGCAAGCACCTCTTCCTGGAACTCGGCGACGCCTGGATCCACATCCACCTCGGCCTGTTCGGCAAGCTCGGCTTCGGCCCCGCCCCGGCCCCGCCCGCCACGGACACCGTCCGGCTGCGCCTGCTGAACGAGGACCACTACGCCGACCTGCGCGGCCCCACCGCCTGCGCACTGATCGGCGAGGGCGAGAAGAAGGCGATACACGACCGGCTCGGCCCGGACCCGCTGCGCCCCGACGACGACCCCGACCGGGCCTGGAAGCGGATCTCCCGCTCCCGCACCACCGTCGCCGCCCTGCTCATGGACCAGAAGGTCGTCGCGGGCATCGGCAACGTCTACCGCGCCGAGGTCCTCTTCCGGCACGGCATCGACCCGTACCGCCCGGGCCGGGACCTCACCCGCGGCGAGTGGGACGCCATGTGGGCCGACCTGGCCGCCCTGATGCGCGAGGGCGTGCGCAACAACCGCATCGACACCGTCCGCGACGAGCACCTGCCCGAGGCCATGGGCCGGCCGCCGCGCGTCGACGACCACGGCGGCGAGGTGTACGTCTACCGGCGGGCGAACATGCCCTGCCACATCTGCGGCGGCGAGATCCGCACCGCCGACCTCGCCGCCCGCAACCTCTTCTGGTGCCCCGGCTGCCAGTCCCGCTGA
- a CDS encoding HD domain-containing protein gives MTNSPLTLIEVESLARSAHEGQTDKAGRPYAEHLAAVAEGVRLRGGSADQQAAAWLHDAIEDEALSLTWLDAAALPQTVKDMVLAVTKRPGEPVEQYAARILATPGALLVKEADLAHNADPVRLSVLDGPTRERLSAKYANIRSLLGLPTP, from the coding sequence ATGACGAACAGCCCCCTGACTCTGATCGAGGTCGAGTCCCTGGCGCGCAGCGCGCACGAGGGCCAGACCGACAAGGCCGGCCGGCCGTACGCCGAACACCTCGCGGCCGTGGCCGAGGGCGTGCGGCTGCGCGGGGGCAGTGCCGATCAGCAGGCGGCGGCCTGGCTCCACGACGCCATCGAGGACGAGGCCCTCAGCCTCACCTGGCTCGACGCGGCGGCCCTCCCGCAGACGGTGAAGGACATGGTCCTCGCGGTCACCAAACGCCCGGGCGAACCGGTCGAGCAGTACGCGGCCCGCATCCTGGCCACCCCCGGCGCCCTGCTGGTCAAGGAGGCCGACCTCGCGCACAACGCGGACCCCGTACGCCTCTCCGTGCTGGACGGTCCCACGCGCGAGAGGCTGTCCGCAAAGTATGCGAATATCCGTTCCCTCCTCGGCCTCCCCACCCCGTGA
- a CDS encoding ribose-5-phosphate isomerase translates to MRVYLGSDHAGFELKNHLVDWLKNNGHEPVDCGPHIYDAVDDYPPFCLRAAEKTAADAGSLGIVIGGSGNGEQIAANKVKGVRAILAWSVQTAQLGREHNNANVISVGGRMHTQDEAVSFIEAFLATPYSDEERHTRRIDMLSAYETTGELPPIPAHHPQG, encoded by the coding sequence ATGCGCGTGTACCTCGGATCCGACCATGCCGGCTTTGAGCTCAAGAACCACCTGGTGGACTGGCTCAAGAACAACGGCCACGAGCCCGTCGACTGTGGGCCCCACATCTACGACGCGGTGGACGACTACCCGCCGTTCTGCCTCCGCGCCGCGGAGAAGACCGCCGCCGACGCCGGCAGCCTCGGCATCGTGATCGGCGGCTCCGGCAACGGCGAGCAGATCGCCGCCAACAAGGTCAAGGGCGTCCGCGCCATCCTGGCCTGGAGCGTCCAGACCGCCCAGCTCGGCCGTGAGCACAACAACGCCAACGTCATCTCCGTCGGCGGCCGGATGCACACGCAGGACGAGGCCGTCAGCTTCATCGAGGCCTTCCTGGCGACCCCGTACTCCGACGAGGAGCGCCACACCCGCCGCATCGACATGCTCTCCGCCTACGAGACCACCGGCGAGCTCCCCCCGATCCCGGCCCACCACCCGCAGGGCTGA
- a CDS encoding amino acid permease, whose translation MSSTTTLQKEGGPTGNPGDGQPSDGLKAGLKNRHLSMIAIGGVIGAGLFVGSGGGIAKAGPAILISYALVGAMVVFVMRMLGEMAAASPNSGSFSAYADRALGRWAGFSIGWLYWFFWVVVLAVEATAGASILESWIPAVPQWAWALIVMAVLTATNLGSVASYGEFEFWFAGIKVVAIGAFVIVGMLAVFGVLPGSDNPGAGFAHLTDAGGFFPNGYGAVLTGVLMVVFSFMGSEIVTLAAGESENPRKAVTQATNSVIWRIGVFYLGSIFIVLTLLPWNDKSITEKGSYVAALDSIGIAHAGTIMEVIVLTAVLSCLNSGLYTASRMAFSLGERGDAPKAFAKVNKNGVPVAAILGSTVFGFVAVYFNYAFKDTVFNFLLNSSGAIALFVWLVICFTQLRMRGILVREAPEKLTVKMWLFPWLTWATAALITFVIGYMFVDDANREVVTLSTLVAGVVVLIGVVLDLRRKRALQG comes from the coding sequence ATGAGCTCCACGACGACCCTTCAGAAGGAAGGCGGCCCCACCGGCAACCCCGGTGACGGCCAGCCCTCCGACGGTCTGAAGGCCGGTCTCAAGAACCGCCACCTGTCCATGATCGCCATCGGCGGCGTCATCGGCGCCGGCCTCTTCGTCGGTTCCGGTGGCGGCATCGCCAAGGCCGGCCCCGCCATCCTGATCTCCTACGCGCTGGTCGGCGCGATGGTGGTCTTCGTGATGCGGATGCTCGGCGAGATGGCCGCCGCCAGCCCGAACTCGGGCTCCTTCTCGGCCTACGCCGACCGCGCGCTCGGCCGCTGGGCCGGCTTCTCCATCGGCTGGCTCTACTGGTTCTTCTGGGTCGTCGTGCTCGCCGTGGAGGCGACCGCCGGTGCCTCCATCCTGGAGAGCTGGATCCCGGCCGTCCCGCAGTGGGCCTGGGCGCTGATCGTCATGGCGGTGCTGACCGCCACCAACCTCGGCTCGGTCGCCTCCTACGGTGAGTTCGAGTTCTGGTTCGCGGGCATCAAGGTCGTCGCCATCGGCGCGTTCGTGATCGTCGGCATGCTGGCCGTCTTCGGCGTGCTGCCGGGCTCCGACAACCCGGGCGCGGGCTTCGCGCACCTCACCGACGCCGGCGGGTTCTTCCCCAACGGCTACGGCGCCGTCCTCACCGGTGTGCTGATGGTCGTCTTCTCCTTCATGGGCAGCGAGATCGTCACCCTGGCGGCCGGCGAGTCGGAGAACCCCCGCAAGGCGGTCACCCAGGCCACCAACTCCGTCATCTGGCGGATCGGCGTCTTCTACCTCGGCTCGATCTTCATCGTGCTGACCCTGCTCCCGTGGAACGACAAGTCGATCACCGAGAAGGGCTCGTACGTCGCCGCCCTGGACTCGATCGGCATCGCGCACGCCGGCACGATCATGGAGGTCATCGTCCTGACCGCCGTGCTGTCCTGCCTGAACTCGGGCCTCTACACCGCCTCCCGCATGGCCTTCTCGCTCGGTGAGCGCGGCGACGCCCCCAAGGCGTTCGCCAAGGTCAACAAGAACGGTGTGCCGGTCGCCGCGATCCTGGGCTCCACGGTCTTCGGCTTCGTCGCCGTCTACTTCAACTACGCCTTCAAGGACACGGTCTTCAACTTCCTCCTCAACTCCTCGGGCGCCATCGCGCTCTTCGTGTGGCTGGTGATCTGCTTCACCCAGCTGAGGATGCGCGGGATCCTGGTCCGCGAGGCCCCGGAGAAGCTGACCGTGAAGATGTGGCTCTTCCCGTGGCTGACCTGGGCCACCGCCGCCCTGATCACGTTCGTGATCGGCTACATGTTCGTGGACGACGCCAACCGCGAGGTCGTCACCCTGTCCACCCTGGTGGCCGGCGTGGTCGTGCTCATCGGTGTGGTCCTGGACCTCCGCCGCAAGCGGGCCCTG
- a CDS encoding pyridoxal phosphate-dependent decarboxylase family protein, whose product MDRTLAADLARLPELLDATRGAAADALASLDARPVVPAAGKPHDPEPLPEHATGTDTALAAFRDRWEPRLSASAGPRYLGFVTGGATPAALAGDWLTAVHDQNSNSALDGGGQDLERETVGWLRDLFGLTAAHSGTFVSGATMSNTTGLAIAREWLGERLGVSPAEDGAAALGPVRVLSGAPHSSIAKALSVLGLGRNSLVRVPTLPGREAVDPAALERALAGTPGPAVVVANAGTVNTVDFDDLRAIEALRERHDFWLHTDAAFGAFAALAPEHAHLVDGLDASDSVCVDLHKWLNVPYDSAVQFTRRRDLQARVFQNSAAYLGPLGAHPDLVHLTPENSHRLRALAAWFTLRAYGRQGHREIVERDITCARALGAALEADPAFTLLAPVRLNVVCFTLAEAPTPERLTALREAVAAEVFVTPTVYGGTAAVRAAFSNWRTTQADVRRAAEALGAAAREIA is encoded by the coding sequence ATGGACCGCACGCTCGCCGCCGACCTCGCCCGGCTCCCCGAACTCCTCGACGCCACCCGAGGCGCCGCCGCCGACGCGCTCGCCAGCCTGGACGCGCGTCCCGTCGTACCGGCCGCCGGAAAGCCGCACGACCCCGAACCCCTCCCGGAACACGCCACCGGCACGGACACCGCGCTCGCCGCCTTCCGCGACCGCTGGGAGCCGCGGCTGTCGGCCTCCGCGGGACCGCGCTACCTCGGCTTCGTCACGGGAGGTGCCACCCCCGCCGCCCTCGCCGGGGACTGGCTCACCGCCGTCCACGACCAGAACTCCAACTCGGCCCTCGACGGCGGCGGCCAGGACCTCGAACGCGAGACCGTCGGCTGGCTCCGCGACCTCTTCGGCCTGACCGCCGCCCACTCCGGCACCTTCGTCTCCGGCGCCACCATGTCCAACACCACCGGCCTCGCCATCGCCCGCGAATGGCTCGGCGAACGCCTCGGCGTGTCCCCGGCCGAGGACGGCGCGGCGGCCCTCGGCCCGGTCCGCGTGCTCTCCGGCGCACCGCACTCCTCGATCGCCAAGGCCCTCTCGGTCCTCGGCCTCGGCCGCAACTCCCTGGTCCGGGTGCCCACCCTGCCCGGCCGCGAGGCCGTCGACCCCGCGGCCCTGGAACGGGCGCTGGCCGGCACCCCCGGACCGGCCGTGGTCGTCGCCAACGCGGGCACCGTCAACACCGTCGACTTCGACGACCTCCGGGCGATCGAAGCCCTGCGCGAGCGGCACGACTTCTGGCTGCACACCGACGCCGCGTTCGGTGCCTTCGCCGCCCTCGCCCCGGAGCACGCGCACCTGGTCGACGGCCTCGACGCCTCCGACTCCGTCTGCGTGGACCTGCACAAATGGCTCAACGTCCCCTACGACAGCGCCGTCCAGTTCACCCGTCGGCGTGACCTGCAGGCCCGCGTCTTCCAGAACTCCGCCGCCTACCTCGGCCCCCTCGGGGCCCACCCCGACCTCGTCCACCTCACTCCGGAGAACTCCCACCGGCTGCGCGCCCTCGCCGCCTGGTTCACGCTCCGCGCGTACGGCCGCCAGGGCCACCGGGAGATCGTCGAACGCGACATCACCTGCGCCCGCGCCCTGGGCGCCGCCCTGGAGGCGGACCCCGCCTTCACCCTCCTCGCCCCGGTCCGCCTGAACGTCGTCTGCTTCACCCTCGCCGAGGCCCCCACCCCCGAGCGCCTCACCGCCCTGCGGGAGGCGGTGGCCGCCGAGGTGTTCGTCACCCCCACCGTCTACGGGGGAACCGCCGCCGTGCGTGCTGCGTTCTCCAACTGGCGTACCACGCAAGCGGACGTACGCCGGGCAGCGGAGGCCCTCGGCGCAGCGGCAAGGGAGATCGCATGA
- a CDS encoding ABC transporter ATP-binding protein codes for MGLRRSKRQHGQHGQHGQAAQDRQAAQEPYDTTAAVELRGVRRAYGRGDRAVHALRGIDLSLPRGSFTAVMGPSGSGKSTFLQCAAGLDLPTGGSVRLGGTEITAMNENELTELRRSRLGFVFQAFNLLPSLTVEQNVLLPMRLAGGRSAHEGRAHAAELLARVGLAGKGGRRPAELSGGQQQRVAIARALVTRPDVVFADEPTGALDTTTAAEVLGLLRDAVDALHATVVMVTHDPAAAAHADQVLFLADGLIADRLPRSSAAAVAARMTALTARHAPAAAAAAA; via the coding sequence ATGGGGCTCCGACGGAGCAAGCGTCAGCACGGGCAGCACGGGCAGCACGGGCAGGCCGCGCAGGACCGGCAGGCCGCGCAGGAGCCGTACGACACGACGGCCGCCGTCGAGCTGCGCGGCGTACGGCGGGCCTACGGACGCGGGGACCGTGCCGTGCACGCGCTGCGCGGGATCGACCTCAGCCTGCCGCGCGGCAGCTTCACCGCCGTCATGGGACCCTCCGGATCCGGCAAATCCACCTTCCTGCAGTGCGCCGCCGGACTCGACCTGCCCACCGGGGGATCCGTCCGTCTCGGCGGCACCGAGATCACCGCGATGAACGAGAACGAGCTCACCGAACTCCGCCGCAGCCGCCTCGGCTTCGTCTTCCAGGCCTTCAACCTGCTGCCGTCCCTCACCGTCGAGCAGAACGTACTGCTCCCGATGCGGCTCGCCGGCGGCCGCTCCGCGCACGAGGGCCGGGCCCACGCCGCCGAGCTGCTCGCCCGCGTCGGCCTGGCGGGCAAGGGCGGCCGCCGCCCCGCCGAGTTGTCCGGCGGCCAGCAGCAGCGCGTGGCCATCGCCCGGGCCCTCGTCACCCGGCCCGACGTGGTCTTCGCCGACGAACCCACCGGCGCGCTCGACACCACCACCGCGGCCGAGGTCCTCGGGCTGCTCCGGGACGCCGTCGACGCCCTGCACGCCACCGTCGTCATGGTCACCCACGACCCGGCCGCCGCCGCCCACGCCGACCAGGTGCTCTTCCTCGCCGACGGCCTGATCGCGGACCGGCTGCCGCGCAGCTCCGCGGCGGCCGTCGCGGCCCGGATGACCGCACTCACCGCCCGGCACGCTCCGGCCGCCGCCGCTGCCGCCGCCTGA
- a CDS encoding membrane protein, whose product MAISLSVVVLLGVILVVLIRGNHIKTGPAIVAALFGFFLASSSIADDVNRFLNSLATMIANIKL is encoded by the coding sequence GTGGCCATTTCGCTGTCAGTGGTGGTTCTGTTGGGGGTCATCCTGGTGGTGCTGATCCGCGGCAACCACATCAAGACGGGGCCCGCCATCGTCGCGGCGCTCTTCGGCTTCTTCCTCGCGTCCAGCTCGATCGCGGACGACGTGAACCGCTTCCTGAACTCCCTCGCGACGATGATCGCGAACATCAAGCTCTGA
- a CDS encoding DUF4232 domain-containing protein has product MIAKRWMGRRIPGLVTAGVLAGVLAGAAGCSTPPAPRAAPGPTAASGPTAASGPTAASGPTAASGPATPAPVRGAPTAPPVTQEPCPEGGVRLVELAGNAAMGLRVAEFQLVNCGAQPYVLEGYPQLSLRDDRNDPVEVAVEHGSAGITTGTPDLDEAPRPVTLAPGQAAFFGIVWRNLVTESATPAVTARIVEVEPRPGAPRLWLRLAAPVDLGNTGKLGLGPWRPPAR; this is encoded by the coding sequence ATGATCGCGAAACGGTGGATGGGGCGGCGGATACCGGGCCTGGTCACGGCGGGGGTGCTGGCGGGGGTGCTGGCGGGGGCGGCGGGGTGCTCGACGCCACCGGCCCCGAGGGCGGCTCCGGGGCCGACCGCGGCAAGCGGACCGACCGCGGCAAGTGGACCGACCGCGGCGAGCGGACCGACCGCGGCGAGCGGGCCGGCGACGCCCGCGCCCGTCCGGGGTGCGCCCACTGCGCCGCCGGTCACGCAGGAGCCCTGCCCCGAGGGCGGGGTCCGGCTCGTCGAGCTGGCCGGGAACGCGGCCATGGGGCTGCGGGTGGCGGAGTTCCAGCTGGTCAACTGCGGTGCGCAGCCGTACGTACTGGAGGGCTACCCGCAGCTGTCGCTGCGCGACGACCGCAACGACCCGGTGGAGGTCGCGGTGGAGCACGGGTCGGCGGGGATCACCACGGGCACGCCGGACCTGGACGAGGCGCCGCGGCCGGTGACGCTGGCCCCGGGACAGGCGGCCTTCTTCGGGATCGTGTGGCGCAACCTCGTCACCGAGTCGGCGACGCCGGCCGTGACGGCGCGGATCGTGGAGGTCGAGCCCCGGCCCGGCGCCCCCCGGCTGTGGCTGCGGCTCGCCGCACCGGTGGACCTCGGGAACACCGGGAAGCTGGGGCTCGGGCCGTGGCGGCCGCCGGCCCGCTGA